A window of Sutcliffiella cohnii contains these coding sequences:
- a CDS encoding DUF4181 domain-containing protein produces the protein MNWLMIGVIILSIFIVNFAIHGVLRKIYKIEKKKIFSYNHVNSLHRKLDWIVRIANTVVIFIVLYFSVFHNYSINLMLLAMSGFIVIQGSIQAYFEWKKSATPKHSILTVSDVLLGVIIITLLIRFDVITKLVS, from the coding sequence ATGAACTGGTTGATGATAGGGGTTATTATTTTATCAATATTTATTGTGAATTTTGCAATACATGGAGTTTTAAGAAAAATATATAAGATAGAAAAAAAGAAAATATTCTCTTATAATCACGTAAACTCGCTTCACCGCAAACTCGATTGGATCGTGAGAATTGCGAATACAGTTGTTATTTTTATTGTTCTTTACTTTAGTGTATTTCATAACTACTCAATTAACCTTATGTTACTTGCTATGTCGGGATTTATCGTTATACAAGGTAGTATACAAGCATATTTCGAATGGAAAAAGTCAGCTACCCCTAAACATTCTATTCTTACCGTTAGTGATGTTCTGTTAGGAGTTATTATTATTACTCTACTGATCCGGTTTGATGTAATAACAAAACTAGTTTCATAA
- a CDS encoding response regulator transcription factor, which produces MIHILLVEDQLLVRQGLKLMIEQDEQMTVVAEAGNGKEAVELYEKHIVDVVLMDIRMPEMNGLEATKLLKKQYPNAIILILTTFEDDEYVMEALKLGAAGFLLKTADARKLRESIQTAYEGGIMIDATVAAKVVPKLFSKNKMQVQLDPSLTSREISILKLVGEGKNNQEIADALFLSIGTVKNNITHMLQKLYLRDRTQLAIYAIKSGLCE; this is translated from the coding sequence ATGATACATATCTTACTAGTAGAAGACCAATTGCTCGTTAGACAAGGTCTCAAGTTAATGATAGAGCAAGATGAGCAAATGACTGTGGTAGCGGAAGCTGGAAATGGGAAAGAAGCCGTTGAGCTTTATGAGAAGCATATAGTGGATGTCGTTTTAATGGATATTAGAATGCCAGAAATGAACGGATTGGAAGCAACCAAACTATTAAAAAAACAATATCCTAATGCAATCATTTTAATTTTAACTACATTTGAAGATGATGAATATGTTATGGAAGCACTAAAGCTAGGTGCTGCTGGTTTTTTACTGAAGACAGCAGATGCAAGAAAATTACGCGAATCTATCCAAACTGCTTACGAAGGTGGAATCATGATTGATGCTACTGTTGCTGCTAAAGTGGTCCCGAAACTATTCTCGAAAAACAAAATGCAAGTACAATTGGACCCTTCCCTTACATCAAGAGAAATCTCCATATTGAAACTAGTCGGAGAAGGGAAAAACAATCAAGAAATAGCCGATGCATTATTTCTTTCGATAGGAACAGTGAAAAATAATATAACTCATATGCTACAAAAATTGTATTTACGTGATCGTACCCAATTAGCTATTTATGCAATTAAATCAGGGTTGTGTGAATGA
- a CDS encoding sensor histidine kinase, whose translation MKWWIKTCILLVILVLIIMFERDQSLAGVIFFFGVFFTFYFSVPIMKVQRLTYFLLASITFCAHILFFSETNIFLFLIYYFLLIDVAISSAKEEEWKIQLLIVAPSLLYPFFYRLDTFFLFHLCITGLIFMSAYLLQQLSKQKLERDKEWKTLLVEYRKVKRQVVEHEKEARLQERTRIARDIHDSVGHQLTALMMQLAVAEHQVTTKEVKVLIGQSKDLASSSLEEMRKAVKTLKEDTNKGMASVIHLIRKLEAESHIRVALTTKTGVLSTNLSNEQNVVLYRFVQEGLTNAMRHAHSREINVTMELAGNHTFMMTMENAIHDHKERLEEGFGLSNMRERFMNIGGNIQYYILNGKFILKGTFPLEERLK comes from the coding sequence ATGAAATGGTGGATAAAAACATGTATTCTATTAGTAATTTTAGTATTAATTATCATGTTTGAACGGGATCAATCTCTAGCGGGTGTCATCTTCTTCTTTGGAGTGTTTTTCACTTTTTATTTCAGCGTGCCTATTATGAAGGTGCAACGTCTAACGTATTTTTTATTAGCCTCCATCACGTTTTGCGCACATATCCTTTTCTTTTCCGAGACAAATATTTTTCTATTTTTAATTTATTACTTTTTATTAATCGATGTGGCGATTAGTTCTGCAAAAGAGGAAGAGTGGAAAATTCAACTATTGATTGTAGCTCCTTCCCTTTTATATCCATTTTTTTATCGGTTGGATACTTTCTTTCTTTTTCACCTATGCATAACTGGACTTATTTTTATGTCAGCTTATCTTCTACAACAACTTTCAAAACAAAAACTGGAACGAGATAAAGAATGGAAAACGCTCTTAGTAGAATATAGAAAAGTGAAAAGGCAAGTAGTAGAGCATGAAAAAGAAGCTAGATTGCAAGAAAGAACAAGAATTGCAAGGGATATTCATGACTCTGTAGGACATCAACTAACAGCACTAATGATGCAACTTGCTGTAGCGGAGCATCAAGTGACAACAAAAGAAGTGAAGGTTTTAATAGGTCAATCAAAAGATCTCGCTTCAAGTAGTTTGGAAGAAATGAGAAAAGCTGTGAAAACACTGAAAGAAGATACGAATAAAGGAATGGCATCTGTTATTCATTTAATTAGAAAGTTAGAAGCAGAAAGTCATATACGAGTTGCACTAACTACTAAAACTGGTGTTCTATCTACCAATCTATCTAATGAGCAAAATGTTGTACTGTATCGGTTTGTTCAAGAAGGATTAACAAATGCAATGAGACATGCTCACTCTCGAGAGATAAATGTAACAATGGAACTAGCTGGAAATCATACGTTTATGATGACGATGGAAAACGCCATTCATGACCATAAAGAGAGACTGGAAGAAGGCTTCGGTTTATCTAATATGCGAGAAAGGTTCATGAATATTGGCGGGAACATCCAATATTATATTTTAAATGGTAAGTTTATTCTTAAAGGCACGTTTCCTCTGGAGGAGAGATTAAAATGA
- the rnz gene encoding ribonuclease Z, with protein sequence MKITFLGTGSGVPAKHRNVSSLALHLMNKEGAIWLFDCGEATQHQILHTSIKPRKIEKIFISHLHGDHIFGLPGLLGSRSFQGGESPLHIYGPTGTKEYVDTSLRISGTHLKYDLTIQEFSSDCLLLEGSEFTVQIAELIHGIPSYGFRIMQKDFPAPLLMNRIKEANIKAGPILGEIKAGKVVTLPDGRIVNGKDFLGEPKKGKIVTILGDTRFTDKAISLAQYANTLVHEATFAKEDELLAHEYFHSTTEQAATVAKEANVEQLLLNHISSRYQKEAVQQLELEAREIFPSTYIVEDLSSFDIP encoded by the coding sequence TTGAAGATTACATTTTTAGGTACAGGTTCAGGTGTGCCGGCGAAGCATCGTAATGTCTCATCATTAGCATTACATTTAATGAATAAAGAAGGTGCAATTTGGTTGTTTGATTGTGGAGAAGCAACTCAACACCAAATTTTACATACATCCATTAAGCCGAGGAAAATTGAAAAAATATTTATTTCTCACCTGCACGGTGATCATATTTTTGGTTTGCCTGGGTTGTTAGGAAGTCGATCATTTCAAGGTGGGGAAAGCCCATTACATATATATGGACCTACTGGGACGAAAGAGTATGTAGATACTTCTCTTCGTATTAGTGGTACACATTTAAAATATGATTTAACTATTCAAGAATTTAGCTCTGACTGCTTACTATTAGAAGGTAGTGAGTTTACAGTACAGATTGCAGAGCTAATCCATGGAATTCCTTCTTACGGATTTCGAATTATGCAAAAAGACTTTCCAGCTCCTCTTTTAATGAACCGAATTAAAGAAGCAAATATAAAAGCGGGTCCCATTTTAGGGGAAATAAAGGCAGGAAAAGTTGTCACATTACCAGATGGAAGAATTGTAAACGGGAAGGACTTTTTAGGGGAACCGAAAAAAGGGAAAATCGTTACAATACTTGGAGATACCCGTTTTACAGATAAAGCAATCAGTTTAGCACAATATGCAAATACACTTGTTCATGAAGCAACTTTTGCGAAGGAAGACGAGCTGTTAGCACATGAATATTTTCATTCGACAACTGAACAAGCAGCGACGGTTGCAAAAGAAGCAAACGTTGAACAACTCTTGCTTAACCATATTAGTTCTCGATACCAAAAAGAAGCGGTTCAGCAACTAGAATTAGAAGCAAGGGAGATTTTTCCGTCTACATACATCGTAGAAGACTTATCCTCCTTTGATATTCCTTAA
- a CDS encoding staygreen family protein — MNKLNPEKLTVQWRNEVTVTEPIIGRRYTLTHSDETGELFLTIGKKYAYEKITEMRDEVLAEWRHLNGKLYLFVFVYVGNYGPEQTAIRNTIFRRELPLALEAIMYGDKEFFYVYPTLQQSPIYIHFDSPLEAYHTVEVWGMVKNYM, encoded by the coding sequence TTGAATAAATTAAATCCTGAAAAACTTACTGTGCAATGGCGAAATGAAGTGACGGTTACTGAACCGATAATAGGTAGACGATATACATTAACCCATTCTGATGAAACGGGTGAACTTTTTCTAACAATTGGGAAAAAGTATGCGTATGAAAAAATAACAGAAATGAGAGACGAAGTTTTAGCAGAGTGGAGACATCTAAATGGAAAACTATATCTTTTCGTTTTTGTGTATGTCGGAAACTATGGACCGGAACAAACTGCTATTCGAAATACAATCTTTCGACGCGAGTTACCGTTAGCATTAGAGGCAATAATGTATGGTGATAAAGAGTTTTTTTATGTATACCCTACATTACAGCAATCCCCAATCTATATCCATTTTGATTCACCGCTAGAGGCATACCATACGGTTGAAGTTTGGGGAATGGTAAAAAATTATATGTAA
- a CDS encoding HAD family hydrolase, which translates to MNDVKIIVFDLDGTLYDDVVHFRYYADLLKDYVAEDKQEQFEADYNAVLKGQHSLKIGRAYDAKRDLILSHLNGVVQKAYNWNGEEIPTEDVTTFYPEAIPFDLTSIISIGDLWWVPVTIARHYGVTSEEAYACFMQTREHMMTEEFQLNPHEQFREVLQSLHKKYTLVLLTNSPQSDSDVIIEKLGFTSYFQEKFFEAQKPIKTKVRFSNIAEKFDVSYEEILSIGDNYINEIFPAVELGCKTIYIDAHGAGAGDSHTTTVSNLTELSKVLREKLL; encoded by the coding sequence ATGAATGATGTGAAAATTATCGTATTTGATCTTGATGGAACTCTTTATGATGATGTTGTCCATTTTCGTTATTATGCCGATCTACTAAAAGATTACGTAGCAGAAGACAAACAAGAACAGTTTGAAGCAGATTATAACGCAGTGTTAAAAGGACAGCATTCATTAAAAATCGGTAGAGCATATGATGCAAAAAGAGACTTAATTTTAAGTCATCTGAACGGTGTTGTACAAAAGGCATACAATTGGAATGGAGAAGAAATTCCGACAGAGGATGTAACCACTTTCTACCCTGAAGCTATTCCGTTCGACTTAACTTCTATCATTAGTATTGGGGATTTATGGTGGGTACCAGTTACGATAGCTAGACATTATGGGGTGACAAGTGAAGAAGCATATGCTTGCTTTATGCAAACGAGAGAACATATGATGACAGAAGAATTTCAACTAAATCCTCATGAGCAATTTCGTGAAGTATTACAATCTCTACATAAAAAATATACGTTAGTGCTGCTTACAAACAGTCCTCAATCAGATAGCGATGTTATTATTGAGAAACTAGGATTTACTTCCTACTTTCAAGAAAAGTTTTTTGAGGCACAAAAACCGATTAAAACGAAGGTAAGATTTTCTAATATCGCGGAGAAGTTTGATGTTTCTTATGAAGAAATTTTAAGCATAGGTGATAATTATATTAATGAAATCTTCCCTGCAGTGGAACTTGGCTGTAAAACAATTTATATTGATGCACATGGCGCAGGGGCAGGAGACTCTCATACCACTACTGTAAGTAATTTAACGGAGTTATCTAAAGTTTTAAGAGAAAAGCTTTTATAA
- a CDS encoding CBO0543 family protein: protein MTKKFETLFLIISSTISIILLPFAIYKKSFKDWVIVYLVSILGNSLADRYFVKKGFIKYKIRPFQRMFSIHLPFDFFHYPLLLLYYNQWTLNNGPVRIFLKLFPFLIPQVIIETFAEKKTDLITWKKGWSWYHSLISLFVKFLVCRLIIALIRVLNNKKVSTM, encoded by the coding sequence ATGACGAAAAAATTCGAGACCTTATTTTTAATTATTTCTTCTACAATTTCTATTATACTTTTACCCTTTGCAATTTATAAAAAGTCATTTAAGGACTGGGTGATTGTTTATCTTGTTTCCATACTAGGTAACTCGTTAGCAGATAGGTATTTTGTGAAAAAAGGGTTTATTAAATATAAAATAAGGCCATTTCAGAGGATGTTCTCAATTCATTTACCTTTTGATTTTTTTCATTACCCATTATTACTACTATATTATAACCAATGGACACTTAATAATGGACCGGTACGTATATTTTTAAAACTTTTCCCTTTTCTAATACCACAAGTAATAATTGAAACTTTTGCAGAGAAAAAAACTGATTTAATCACTTGGAAAAAGGGTTGGAGTTGGTATCATTCCCTCATAAGTTTATTTGTAAAATTTTTAGTCTGTAGGCTAATAATTGCACTTATAAGAGTTTTAAATAATAAAAAGGTCTCAACTATGTAA
- a CDS encoding CBO0543 family protein — MYLLFVLVVYFLLAYFFVDWKNWRDYYPTILYFIVFNLLYNFIFYNYTLWKYRAVTVDWLNHTIIDISFTFIIVPIVLMIYLRYYPEGKKQFLYLAVWIAYFTIIEYIFYKKGLFIYENGWDSFWSMIFNIILFVVVRIHFKNPLLAIMVSIPIITILLMLFHPSISDLK; from the coding sequence ATGTACCTACTTTTTGTATTAGTTGTTTATTTCCTATTAGCTTACTTTTTTGTCGATTGGAAAAATTGGAGAGATTATTATCCAACTATTCTTTATTTTATCGTTTTTAACTTATTGTACAACTTCATTTTTTATAATTATACCCTATGGAAATATAGAGCAGTTACTGTAGATTGGTTAAACCATACGATTATTGACATATCATTTACTTTCATAATAGTCCCTATCGTTCTAATGATTTATTTACGGTATTATCCGGAAGGGAAAAAACAGTTTTTATATCTAGCTGTATGGATTGCTTATTTTACTATTATTGAATATATCTTTTATAAAAAAGGTTTATTTATTTACGAAAATGGTTGGGATTCTTTTTGGTCAATGATATTTAACATTATTCTTTTTGTCGTTGTTAGAATACATTTCAAAAATCCACTACTAGCAATAATGGTTTCTATTCCGATCATTACAATACTATTAATGTTGTTTCACCCTTCCATCTCCGACTTAAAATGA